One window from the genome of Lasioglossum baleicum chromosome 9, iyLasBale1, whole genome shotgun sequence encodes:
- the Nbr gene encoding exonuclease mut-7 homolog isoform X2, which translates to MANEIDKPMYRIVNNNLDDDDLKFFTTIDEPTKEWINYLEYVWKLWKKCDGISCILNEYFATAPNPYVSTLKIIVNLSDYKNAKRKPSLPFTVIEEFEKWRKKQEELQEDVLVEDLKIVAFRLVVEQKSMELFQLFARTYEFVKHKELFIPFTQMIAAKKFKEAAQYATVLKLQKSFKDVQVLLLPLILQNKLSIVDDFLAGEPEIQKCLVQYLDNLIASDTSMHRQLEEFILEQKIPDVKISTTDRKPLSKLIARFVKIHNLPLTMCENVNKKRNEGALHFIIRKRYMDNSLSLDSFREMVQETVSQDENLQNDLIRSLINVRDGKEGLYWVRRFQMPKEQWPGPIVYEAELAEANENSEEASTSRVEETSDWDNCENYHELRLPRDSITVVDNAEKFENFLDCGLRNVGIVGIDTEWKPNFSTKKSELAMIQIATPDRVYILDLTTMANRSKALWTELAICLLQNNNILKLGFGIDHDLKMIRDSLPLFSNIQAQGFLDIVDLWKKLIEHQFVFPNTYAVDDQFSKKNLSKLVELCFGKKLNKSDQFSNWEQRPLREGQIIYAALDAYCLLEIYNVFETQCARLNIPFANICLEVQKMPYKTARKSTKTCADKPYVPETGMLTSHVYNDSKPSGSVTKMSNPTSTPYCSQMVKKPKIPIYKWRVVCDSNLGGLITKLRICGCDTLRASVDDAINIAKKDGRIFLTQYSHYQKLSQHLPRHQKYFVCPDSYETQLRKILHHFGISIYEKDIFSHCKVCNSKEFTKVPKLILEQLYERFQKNKGEVVKCTYFFEDTDPTIKSYNYDKIDDRRWTLSFNCIKMATFTTKYNVAIRMNELSPDFLKTEKYFYVCERCGKVNGLGHIFEKTLNFYKDLIVDA; encoded by the exons ATGGCAAACGAAATAGACAAACCAATGTACCGAATAGTAAATAACAACCTCGACGATGATGATTTGAAGTTTTTCACTACTATAGATGAACCTACGAAAGAATGGATCAATTACTTAGAATACGTATGGAAATTGT GGAAGAAGTGCGATGGCATAAGTTGTATactgaatgaatattttgcaacTGCTCCTAATCCGTACGTGAGCACATTGAAAATTATTGTGAATCTCTCGGACTATAAAAATGCGAAACGGAAACCGTCGTTACCGTTTACAG TCATAGAAGAGTTTGAAAAGTGGAGAAAGAAGCAGGAAGAACTGCAAGAAGACGTGTTAGTCGAAGACTTAAAAATAGTTGCATTTCGACTAGTGGTCGAACAAAAGAGTATGGAGCTATTCCAATTATTCGCTCGTACATATGAGTTTGTAAAGCATAAGGAATTATTTATTCCTTTCACACAG ATGATCGCAGCAAAGAAGTTTAAAGAAGCTGCACAATATGCAACTGTGTTGAAGTTGCAAAAAAGCTTCAAAGATGTGCAGGTTTTGTTGTTGCCGCTTATTCTGCAAAACAAGCTATCGATCGTCGACGACTTTCTGGCTGGTGAGCCAGAAATCCAAAAGTGTTTGGTCCAGTACTTGGACAATTTAATTGCCTCGGATACAAGTATGCACAggcaattagaagaattcatACT GGAGCAGAAAATACCAGATGTAAAGATTTCCACAACGGACAGGAAACCGTTGAGTAAATTGATAGCACGTTTTGTCAAAATACATAACCTTCCCCTAACCATGTgcgaaaatgtaaataaaaagcgaAACGAAGGTGCTTTGCACTTCATCATTCGCAAACGATACATGGATAACAGTTTAA gtCTCGATAGTTTTCGGGAGATGGTACAGGAAACTGTATCACAAGATGAAAACTTACAAAATGATCTAATAAGATCTCTCATCAACGTACGAGATGGGAAGGAAGGATTGTATTGGGTGAGAAGATTCCAGATGCCTAAGGAACAATGGCCAGGGCCCATTGTATATGAAGCTGAATTAGCGGAAGCTAATG AAAACAGTGAGGAAGCTTCTACTAGCAGAGTAGAAGAGACAAGTGACTGGGATAATTGTGAAAATTATCACGAATTACGTTTACCACGTGATTCCATTACGGTGGTAGATAATGCGGAAAAGTTCGAGAACTTTTTGGATTGTGGTCTGAGAAATGTCGGTATTGTCGGGATAGATACTGAATGGAAACCGAATTTCA GTACAAAAAAAAGCGAATTAGCTATGATACAGATAGCTACACCGGACCGAGTTTACATTCTAGATTTGACTACAATGGCAAACAGGTCGAAGGCATTATGGACAGAGTTAGCCATATGCTTATTGCAAAACAACAATATACTAAAACTTG GGTTCGGAATAGATCATGACTTAAAAATGATACGCGACAGTTTGCCGCTTTTCTCAAACATCCAGGCTCAGGGATTTCTGGATATCGTCGATTTATGGAAGAAACTGATAGAGCACCAATTTGTATTCCCAAACACGTACGCAGTCGACGACCAATTTTCCAAAAAGAATTTAAGCAAACTCGTGGAGCTTTGTTTTGGAAAAAAGTTGAATAAATCGGACCAATTTTCGAACTGGGAGCAGCGGCCCTTAAGAGAAGGGCAAATAATATATGCGG CGTTAGACGCGTACTGCTTATTGGAAATATATAACGTTTTCGAGACTCAATGCGCTCGACTAAATATTCCATTTGCGAATATTTGCCTGGAGGTGCAGAAAATGCCGTATAAAACAGCGAGAAAAAGTACAAAAACATGTGCGGATAAG CCGTATGTACCTGAAACTGGGATGTTGACGTCTCATGTGTATAATGATTCTAAGCCGTCGGGATCTGTTACGAAAATGAGCAATCCTACAAGTACACCTTATTGCTCGCAAATGGTTAAGAAACCAAAAATACCAATTTACAAGTGGCGCGTTGTCTGCGATTCGAACCTAGGTGGACTGATAACGAAACTTCGAATATGTGGTTGTGATACCCTTCGTGCGTCAGTCGATGACGCAATAAACATAGCTAAAAAAGATGGGAGAATATTTTTAACGCAATATTCACATTATCAGAAG CTTTCGCAACATCTACCGCGtcaccaaaaatattttgtgtGCCCGGATTCGTATGAAACCCAATTGAGAAAAATTTTACATCATTTCGGAATTAGTATTTATGAAAAGGATATTTTTTCCCATTGCAAAGTTTGCAATAGCAAGGAATTCACGAAAGTTCCGAAATTGATATTGGAACAACTTTACGAGAG gTTCCAGAAAAACAAAGGGGAGGTCGTGAAGTGTACCTATTTTTTCGAGGACACAGATCCAACTATTAAAAGTTATAACTATGACAAAATAGACGATCGACGATGGACCTTAAGTTTTAATTGTATAAAAATGGCGACGTTTACGACCAAATATAACGTAGCAATTAGAATGAATGAACTATCGCCAGATTTCTTAAAAACAGAAAAGTATTTTTACGTCTGCGAGAGGTGCGGAAAAGTAAATGGTCTAGGGCATATATTTGAAAAAACTCTAAACTTTTACAAAGACCTTATTGTTGATGCCTAA
- the Nbr gene encoding exonuclease mut-7 homolog isoform X1 has product MANEIDKPMYRIVNNNLDDDDLKFFTTIDEPTKEWINYLEYVWKLWKKCDGISCILNEYFATAPNPYVSTLKIIVNLSDYKNAKRKPSLPFTVIEEFEKWRKKQEELQEDVLVEDLKIVAFRLVVEQKSMELFQLFARTYEFVKHKELFIPFTQKMIAAKKFKEAAQYATVLKLQKSFKDVQVLLLPLILQNKLSIVDDFLAGEPEIQKCLVQYLDNLIASDTSMHRQLEEFILEQKIPDVKISTTDRKPLSKLIARFVKIHNLPLTMCENVNKKRNEGALHFIIRKRYMDNSLSLDSFREMVQETVSQDENLQNDLIRSLINVRDGKEGLYWVRRFQMPKEQWPGPIVYEAELAEANENSEEASTSRVEETSDWDNCENYHELRLPRDSITVVDNAEKFENFLDCGLRNVGIVGIDTEWKPNFSTKKSELAMIQIATPDRVYILDLTTMANRSKALWTELAICLLQNNNILKLGFGIDHDLKMIRDSLPLFSNIQAQGFLDIVDLWKKLIEHQFVFPNTYAVDDQFSKKNLSKLVELCFGKKLNKSDQFSNWEQRPLREGQIIYAALDAYCLLEIYNVFETQCARLNIPFANICLEVQKMPYKTARKSTKTCADKPYVPETGMLTSHVYNDSKPSGSVTKMSNPTSTPYCSQMVKKPKIPIYKWRVVCDSNLGGLITKLRICGCDTLRASVDDAINIAKKDGRIFLTQYSHYQKLSQHLPRHQKYFVCPDSYETQLRKILHHFGISIYEKDIFSHCKVCNSKEFTKVPKLILEQLYERFQKNKGEVVKCTYFFEDTDPTIKSYNYDKIDDRRWTLSFNCIKMATFTTKYNVAIRMNELSPDFLKTEKYFYVCERCGKVNGLGHIFEKTLNFYKDLIVDA; this is encoded by the exons ATGGCAAACGAAATAGACAAACCAATGTACCGAATAGTAAATAACAACCTCGACGATGATGATTTGAAGTTTTTCACTACTATAGATGAACCTACGAAAGAATGGATCAATTACTTAGAATACGTATGGAAATTGT GGAAGAAGTGCGATGGCATAAGTTGTATactgaatgaatattttgcaacTGCTCCTAATCCGTACGTGAGCACATTGAAAATTATTGTGAATCTCTCGGACTATAAAAATGCGAAACGGAAACCGTCGTTACCGTTTACAG TCATAGAAGAGTTTGAAAAGTGGAGAAAGAAGCAGGAAGAACTGCAAGAAGACGTGTTAGTCGAAGACTTAAAAATAGTTGCATTTCGACTAGTGGTCGAACAAAAGAGTATGGAGCTATTCCAATTATTCGCTCGTACATATGAGTTTGTAAAGCATAAGGAATTATTTATTCCTTTCACACAG AAGATGATCGCAGCAAAGAAGTTTAAAGAAGCTGCACAATATGCAACTGTGTTGAAGTTGCAAAAAAGCTTCAAAGATGTGCAGGTTTTGTTGTTGCCGCTTATTCTGCAAAACAAGCTATCGATCGTCGACGACTTTCTGGCTGGTGAGCCAGAAATCCAAAAGTGTTTGGTCCAGTACTTGGACAATTTAATTGCCTCGGATACAAGTATGCACAggcaattagaagaattcatACT GGAGCAGAAAATACCAGATGTAAAGATTTCCACAACGGACAGGAAACCGTTGAGTAAATTGATAGCACGTTTTGTCAAAATACATAACCTTCCCCTAACCATGTgcgaaaatgtaaataaaaagcgaAACGAAGGTGCTTTGCACTTCATCATTCGCAAACGATACATGGATAACAGTTTAA gtCTCGATAGTTTTCGGGAGATGGTACAGGAAACTGTATCACAAGATGAAAACTTACAAAATGATCTAATAAGATCTCTCATCAACGTACGAGATGGGAAGGAAGGATTGTATTGGGTGAGAAGATTCCAGATGCCTAAGGAACAATGGCCAGGGCCCATTGTATATGAAGCTGAATTAGCGGAAGCTAATG AAAACAGTGAGGAAGCTTCTACTAGCAGAGTAGAAGAGACAAGTGACTGGGATAATTGTGAAAATTATCACGAATTACGTTTACCACGTGATTCCATTACGGTGGTAGATAATGCGGAAAAGTTCGAGAACTTTTTGGATTGTGGTCTGAGAAATGTCGGTATTGTCGGGATAGATACTGAATGGAAACCGAATTTCA GTACAAAAAAAAGCGAATTAGCTATGATACAGATAGCTACACCGGACCGAGTTTACATTCTAGATTTGACTACAATGGCAAACAGGTCGAAGGCATTATGGACAGAGTTAGCCATATGCTTATTGCAAAACAACAATATACTAAAACTTG GGTTCGGAATAGATCATGACTTAAAAATGATACGCGACAGTTTGCCGCTTTTCTCAAACATCCAGGCTCAGGGATTTCTGGATATCGTCGATTTATGGAAGAAACTGATAGAGCACCAATTTGTATTCCCAAACACGTACGCAGTCGACGACCAATTTTCCAAAAAGAATTTAAGCAAACTCGTGGAGCTTTGTTTTGGAAAAAAGTTGAATAAATCGGACCAATTTTCGAACTGGGAGCAGCGGCCCTTAAGAGAAGGGCAAATAATATATGCGG CGTTAGACGCGTACTGCTTATTGGAAATATATAACGTTTTCGAGACTCAATGCGCTCGACTAAATATTCCATTTGCGAATATTTGCCTGGAGGTGCAGAAAATGCCGTATAAAACAGCGAGAAAAAGTACAAAAACATGTGCGGATAAG CCGTATGTACCTGAAACTGGGATGTTGACGTCTCATGTGTATAATGATTCTAAGCCGTCGGGATCTGTTACGAAAATGAGCAATCCTACAAGTACACCTTATTGCTCGCAAATGGTTAAGAAACCAAAAATACCAATTTACAAGTGGCGCGTTGTCTGCGATTCGAACCTAGGTGGACTGATAACGAAACTTCGAATATGTGGTTGTGATACCCTTCGTGCGTCAGTCGATGACGCAATAAACATAGCTAAAAAAGATGGGAGAATATTTTTAACGCAATATTCACATTATCAGAAG CTTTCGCAACATCTACCGCGtcaccaaaaatattttgtgtGCCCGGATTCGTATGAAACCCAATTGAGAAAAATTTTACATCATTTCGGAATTAGTATTTATGAAAAGGATATTTTTTCCCATTGCAAAGTTTGCAATAGCAAGGAATTCACGAAAGTTCCGAAATTGATATTGGAACAACTTTACGAGAG gTTCCAGAAAAACAAAGGGGAGGTCGTGAAGTGTACCTATTTTTTCGAGGACACAGATCCAACTATTAAAAGTTATAACTATGACAAAATAGACGATCGACGATGGACCTTAAGTTTTAATTGTATAAAAATGGCGACGTTTACGACCAAATATAACGTAGCAATTAGAATGAATGAACTATCGCCAGATTTCTTAAAAACAGAAAAGTATTTTTACGTCTGCGAGAGGTGCGGAAAAGTAAATGGTCTAGGGCATATATTTGAAAAAACTCTAAACTTTTACAAAGACCTTATTGTTGATGCCTAA
- the Swt1 gene encoding swt1 RNA endoribonuclease, protein MMKQNLPKNWIVLNSKTHPDRVYYFNVKTNQSSWEEPTEQQSEQVGKKSEESNRRRKSVQPSTPEHDVPETEIKKRKKLVARRSLKQSLVTTNEEKETPQMRIIREKMLVKKEKEMTSKTRSPKCSKDSTKSSTQTTKESTPLSSPSKSNGSSMMNYTPQMQAIFQKLKQKKQKKKTKSQKAEDDKDNSTSSENLPVKQRLRNKEKSDTRRKTCDPSLIATSITKRTRKSLRKNMGKERMEQLRKSLTLENSTTENSDSVIDISRSLPLADKHVVGGKLPSLYKNIEVRLTRLKDKVSKDKIPINKASSIEKSKVLSVETVTTVNDLVKRSNDNSFYEEMDWEPLEDEKITFEVQAVRTQLCTVNNTDVSCSVPNHSLSHPLVSGQQEKKQLYIVVDTNVFLSNINAIDLAKETVFKTFDQPFIVIPWTVIRELDYIKNNNGKTKSAILSAKARKAINYINQLFSSKHPYVVGQTREDASRNKEKFFIDCPDDEILQTCLQIRELEKSVVLMSYDINLCNKAMIYDIATLGRNDPLEKIDYLNATNCTNSLSSSLNERNKDGLSLDPILNEERHIPNEIFNDVKMTMKEFLTVIVSSEMHVLYGDSWERHVIIRPPWTVVTALQCAIKHWIAAVSESFLRKAEVVLKELLQIFRDVSGDRTITEVICILNKCSELTQMVNVDKHPELMIRVSHRIDELKQQCRTYENRLNDQKLRDVIGFEDDVAARERRAQKALQYFEAAYIFARDMGGFAANTVGMPCSFHFNFPNPPPSPDYVKQIQPELAANVNRLLHSLSAVLEQVKDSCADYRSLDGLHQTLVTFLPELLPITMKLPDEDLSPLDIYCCVKLKEEMMKTGLRQLQELSTHFCRLASYRCT, encoded by the exons ATGATGAAGCAAAACTTGCCAAAAAATTGGATTGTTCTCAATTCGAAAACACATCCGGATCGAGTGTACTATTTCAATGTGAAAACAAATCAGTCTTCTTGGGAGGAACCGACAGAACAGCAGTCGGAACAG gtcggaaagaaatcGGAAGAATCGAACAGAAGACGTAAAAGTGTTCAGCCTTCCACACCAGAACACGATGTACCGGAAACagagattaaaaaacgaaagaaaCTGGTTGCTAGAAGATCTCTCAAACAATCATTGGTGACAACcaatgaagagaaagaaactccACAGATGCGGATTATTCGTGAGAAGATGCTtgtgaaaaaagaaaaggaaatgaCGTCTAAAACGCGAAGCCCAAAATGTTCCAAAGATAGTACAAAATCGTCAACACAGACAACTAAAGAAAGTACCCCATTGTCGTCTCCGTCTAAAAGCAACGGAAGTTCAATGATGAATTATACGCCGCAAATGCAAGCGATTTTTCAAAAACTAAAACAGAAGAAGCAGAAAAAGAAAACTAAATCACAGAAAGCCGAAGATGATAAGGATAATAGTACATCTTCTGAAAATCTTCCAGTTAAACAACGATTAAGAAACAAAG AGAAAAGTGACACGAGAAGGAAAACATGCGACCCAAGTTTAATTGCGACGTCAATCACAAAAAGAACCCGAAAATCTTTGAGAAAGAATATGGGAAAAGAACGTATGGAGCAATTAAGGAAAAGCTTAACACTGGAAAATAGTACTACTGAAAATTCAGATAGTGTTATCGATATATCGCGGAGTCTCCCTTTGGCAGATAAACATG TTGTAGGGGGGAAATTACCAAGCCTTTACAAAAATATAGAAGTTAGATTGACACGTTTAAAGGACAAAGTTTCCAAAGATAAAATCCCAATTAATAAAGCTTCTTCTATTGAAAAATCAAAAGTATTATCTGTGGAAACTGTGACGACAGTGAATGATTTAGTGAAACGATCCAACGATAATTCGTTTTACGAGGAGATGGATTGGGAGCCATTGGAAGATGAAAAAATTACATTCGAG GTCCAAGCTGTTAGAACACAACTTTGCACAGTGAACAATACCGATGTGTCGTGCAGTGTACCGAATCACAGTTTAAGTCATCCGCTAGTATCAGGACAACAAGAGAAAAAGCAGCTGTACATCGTTGTCGATACAAATGTGTTTTTATCAAACATTaatgctattgatttagcgaAAGAAACGGTTTTTAAGACTTTCGATCAACCTTTCATTGTTATTCCATGGACTGTTATACGT GAACTCgattacattaaaaataacaatggTAAAACCAAATCAGCAATACTGTCCGCGAAAGCAAGGAAAGCTATCAACTACATTAATCAATTGTTTTCTTCTAAACATCCATATGTTGTTGGACAAACGCGGGAGGACGCCtcaagaaataaagaaaaattttttatcgattGTCCAGATGATGAGATTTTACAAACGTGTTTACAAATTCGCGAATTGGAGAAATCTGTA GTGTTGATGTCGTATGATATTAATCTTTGCAATAAAGCAATGATTTACGACATAGCAACGCTTGGAAGGAACGATCCTCTTGAGAAAATTGATTATCTTAACGCGACGAACTGTACGAACAGTTTGTCTTCCAGTTTGAATGAACGAAATAAGGATGGATTGAGCTTAGACCCGATTTTAAATGAGGAACGCCACATACCAAACGAAATATTTAATGACGTGAAAATGACTATGAAAGAGTTTTTAACCGTG ATAGTCAGCAGTGAGATGCATGTATTATACGGAGACTCTTGGGAAAGACACGTTATCATAAGACCACCATGGACAGTCGTAACTGCTCTCCAGTGTGCGATAAAACATTGGATAGCTGCTGTGAGCGAGTCATTTCTGAGAAAAGCGGAAGTTGTTCTAAAGGAACTGCTACAAATATTTAGAGATGTGTCTG GCGACAGAACAATAACAGAAGTCATTTGTATCTTAAACAAATGCAGCGAACTGACTCAAATGGTTAATGTAGATAAACATCCCGAATTAATGATACGTGTCAGCCACAGGATTGAC GAGTTGAAACAACAATGCCGTACTTACGAGAATCGGCTAAATGATCAAAAGTTGCGGGACGTGATTGGATTCGAAGACGACGTAGCGGCTCGGGAAAGGAGGGCGCAGAAAGCTCTCCAGTATTTCGAGGCAGCATACATTTTCGCTCGCGATATGGG TGGATTCGCAGCCAATACGGTAGGAATGCCATGCAGTTttcacttcaattttccaaatccACCTCCATCCCCGGACTATGTGAAGCAAATACAGCCGGAGCTTGCGGCAAATGTAAACCGATTGTTGCACAGCCTAAGCGC TGTACTGGAACAAGTGAAAGATTCTTGTGCCGATTATCGATCGTTGGACGGTCTGCATCaaacattggtaacgttccttCCGGAATTGTTGCCTATAACAATGAAGTTACCCGACGAAGATCTGTCGCCCTTGGACATATACTGTTGCGTGAAGCTGAAGGAGGAGATGATGAAAACGGGTTTGCGCCAGCTACAGGAGCTCAGCACACATTTCTGTAGATTAGCGAGTTATAGATGTACATAA
- the Phyhd1 gene encoding phytanoyl-CoA dioxygenase domain containing 1 has translation MKDIRSQYERDGFVVLEDFFKPEEVEEMKAAVAEFPKNMPPENERFMFNTDTSKQTNDNYFLESANTVRMFYEIDTLNSEGKLQVAPEVALHKVGHAVHWQHPTFKKYSFDERIKELMFQLDYKEPAICQSMILYKNPSTGTQRSMHQDASYLYTDPVSVVGIWIALDDATQENGCLWFAPGSHTSGVHRRFIRNKDPDSKDLLIYDGGLPCYQLSSFRPVPAKKGTCVVIHGQVVHFSNPNKSSKPRNAYTFHIIETQDTVYPKENWLQPPPEGFPKLYRN, from the exons ATGAAGGACATCCGGTCACAG TACGAGAGAGATGGCTTCGTCGTCCTGGAGGATTTCTTCAAACCGGAGGAGGTCGAAGAAATGAAAGCCGCAGTCGCGGAGTTCCCGAAAAACATGCCGCCGGAGAACGAGCGATTCATGTTCAACACGGATACGTCGAAACAG ACTAATGATAATTATTTCCTGGAGAGCGCTAACACAGTTAGAATGTTCTACGAAATAGACACGTTGAACAGTGAGGGCAAGTTGCAGGTGGCACCTGAAGTAGCTTTGCACAAG GTCGGTCACGCGGTGCATTGGCAGCATCCTACGTTCAAGAAATACTCGTTCGACGAAAGGATCAAGGAACTGATGTTCCAGCTAGATTACAAAGAGCCAGCCATTTGTCAATCCATGATCCTTTACAAGAACCCGTCCACTGGCACGCAAA GATCCATGCACCAAGACGCGTCGTACTTGTACACGGACCCGGTCTCGGTGGTCGGTATCTGGATCGCTCTGGACGACGCTACTCAGGAGAACGGGTGCCTATGGTTTGCGCCGGGCTCCCATACGAGCGGTGTCCACCGTCGTTTCATCAGAAACAAGGACCCGGACTCGAAGGACCTGTTGATATACGACGGAGGGCTGCCGTGCTACCAGCTGAGCAGCTTCCGGCCGGTGCCAGCGAAGAAGGGCACGTGCGTCGTGATCCACGGACAGGTGGTGCATTTCTCGAACCCGAACAAGAGCAGTAAGCCGCGGAACGCGTACACTTTCCACATAATCGAGACGCAGGACACGGTCTACCCGAAGGAGAACTGGCTGCAACCACCGCCGGAAGGATTCCCGAAACTGTACAGAAATTGA